A section of the Prochlorococcus sp. MIT 1341 genome encodes:
- a CDS encoding amino acid ABC transporter ATP-binding protein, protein MKRVIKARMISKSFLKNQKALDNVSMHVEAGEVLVIMGPSGSGKSTLIRTFNGLESIDDGELEILGINISSENNAKEIKILRKRIGMVFQQFNLFPHLTVTQNITLAQTKVHNKPIKEANIRARDLLLQMGIEDQSLKYPSQLSGGQQQRVAIARALALDPEIMLFDEPTSALDPEKVKEVLDAIKVLARRGMTMVVVTHEITFAREVADRILFMDKGRLIETSTPKEFFTNAKEERSRKFLNQVM, encoded by the coding sequence ATGAAAAGAGTAATAAAAGCTAGAATGATTTCAAAATCATTTTTAAAAAATCAAAAGGCACTTGACAATGTTTCTATGCACGTAGAAGCTGGTGAAGTCCTGGTAATAATGGGCCCTTCAGGTTCCGGGAAAAGCACATTAATCAGAACATTTAATGGCCTTGAATCTATTGATGACGGAGAACTTGAAATACTAGGAATTAATATAAGCTCAGAAAATAATGCTAAAGAAATAAAAATACTACGTAAACGTATTGGTATGGTTTTCCAACAATTTAATCTATTTCCACACTTAACAGTCACCCAGAATATAACACTTGCACAAACAAAAGTTCACAATAAACCAATTAAAGAAGCCAATATTAGAGCCAGGGATTTACTTCTGCAAATGGGTATAGAAGATCAGTCTCTAAAATACCCAAGTCAATTAAGTGGTGGGCAGCAACAAAGAGTTGCCATCGCACGTGCTCTTGCCTTAGATCCGGAAATAATGTTATTCGACGAGCCTACAAGCGCTCTTGATCCCGAAAAAGTAAAGGAAGTCTTGGATGCAATAAAAGTTCTCGCAAGAAGAGGAATGACAATGGTAGTAGTAACTCATGAAATTACCTTTGCAAGGGAAGTAGCAGATAGGATCTTGTTTATGGATAAAGGGAGACTTATAGAAACATCAACACCTAAGGAATTTTTTACCAATGCTAAGGAGGAGCGTAGTAGAAAATTCCTAAATCAAGTGATGTGA
- a CDS encoding transglycosylase SLT domain-containing protein: MPDGRHYPLVPSDPSEIAELISDLESALRNPATPKKLLPRLGHQQQVIYRFLAKDLRLSDQVLLRLASQWQEIAGLHLLARRQFLSMRSTSVGPSFMPKWRIIKPEPPEKLLTYYKKAERETGIDWEVLAAVNLVETGMGRIDGVSIANAQGPMQFLPSTWAEKGIGNNGDIRNPHDAIQAAARYLVRRGGLSDISKGLWGYNNSSYYGKAVLAYSKLMKDDPLVFIGLYHWEIHYRVGSYDLWLPVGYSQNESIPISTYLKLFPASAPPPTTLPSRYLNPSRG; this comes from the coding sequence ATGCCCGATGGAAGACATTATCCTTTAGTACCAAGTGACCCTAGTGAAATTGCGGAGTTGATTTCAGACCTTGAAAGTGCATTAAGAAACCCTGCTACCCCTAAAAAATTACTCCCTAGGCTTGGTCATCAACAACAAGTTATCTATAGGTTTTTAGCAAAAGATTTAAGGCTTTCCGATCAGGTCCTTTTACGATTAGCTAGTCAATGGCAAGAAATCGCTGGGCTCCACTTATTAGCGAGAAGGCAATTCTTGAGTATGAGATCAACTTCTGTAGGCCCGTCCTTTATGCCTAAGTGGCGAATTATCAAACCTGAACCTCCAGAAAAGCTTCTTACGTATTATAAAAAAGCAGAAAGAGAAACAGGAATTGATTGGGAAGTTTTGGCTGCTGTGAATTTAGTCGAAACAGGAATGGGCCGTATAGATGGTGTCTCGATTGCAAATGCTCAGGGGCCAATGCAATTCCTCCCTTCTACTTGGGCTGAAAAAGGCATTGGCAACAATGGAGATATACGAAATCCACATGATGCAATTCAGGCAGCAGCAAGATATTTAGTTCGTCGGGGAGGTTTATCGGATATAAGTAAAGGCCTTTGGGGGTATAACAACAGCTCATACTATGGAAAAGCTGTTTTGGCATATTCAAAGCTTATGAAGGATGATCCACTCGTTTTTATAGGTCTATATCATTGGGAAATTCATTACAGAGTAGGCTCTTATGATCTTTGGCTTCCAGTGGGTTACAGCCAAAATGAATCTATCCCTATATCTACTTACTTGAAACTCTTTCCAGCCAGTGCACCTCCTCCTACTACGCTTCCATCTAGATACCTAAATCCATCTCGTGGCTAA
- a CDS encoding SulP family inorganic anion transporter produces the protein MSKNSKTRAIDQWIQNPRKDLLSGLVVAFAMIPEAIAFSGIAGVDPQVGLFGAFILSVTIAFVGGRQAMITSATGSTALLMTDLVARGNAQGEGLGLSYLLAAGVLTGIFQILWGYCRLAYQMRFVPTGVLSGFVNALALLIFQAQLPQLGINLHYGEKVVKDGVGAVLPHGGQILTIWLLVTIGLIIIYGLPKLTRLIPSQLVAIVSLTLISIGFGLDIPTVKDLGQLPIGLPSFTLPFGNFIDGRVPLSIETVGIVLPTAFAISLVGLMETFLTQNILDDITDTNSNKDVEARGQGIANIVSSFFGGMAGCALVGQSVMNVENGGRTRLSTFFSGISLLAMILLCRPWLEQIPMAALVSVMITIAVSTADINGLKNIRRIPRSDTSVMLMTFSVTMLTTPHNLALGVLSGVALAGILFSRKVAKVIKVSSNKVNLNEIHYEVKGQLFFVSKIYFLQGFDVHEHPARVVINMSGAHIWDQSGVAALDQVIKKLSQGGSEVEVIGLNEESLDLFERLGGKETSHA, from the coding sequence GTGAGCAAAAATTCCAAAACTAGAGCTATTGACCAATGGATTCAAAACCCTAGGAAAGATCTCCTTTCAGGATTGGTAGTAGCATTTGCAATGATTCCAGAAGCAATTGCCTTTTCTGGAATAGCTGGAGTCGATCCACAAGTTGGGCTTTTCGGAGCATTTATTCTTTCGGTAACAATCGCTTTTGTCGGTGGCCGGCAAGCAATGATTACATCCGCTACGGGATCCACAGCTCTCTTGATGACGGACCTCGTAGCAAGAGGAAATGCTCAGGGTGAGGGCCTTGGGCTTTCCTACCTACTGGCCGCAGGAGTACTAACGGGTATCTTTCAAATCCTTTGGGGATACTGCCGCCTGGCATATCAAATGAGGTTTGTCCCTACTGGAGTGCTTAGCGGATTTGTAAATGCGCTTGCTTTATTAATCTTCCAAGCACAGTTACCCCAGCTAGGAATAAATCTTCATTATGGCGAAAAGGTCGTTAAGGATGGTGTCGGAGCTGTATTGCCACATGGTGGACAAATATTAACTATTTGGTTACTAGTCACAATAGGCTTGATTATTATTTATGGTCTACCAAAATTAACTAGACTCATTCCATCTCAGTTAGTTGCAATAGTCTCATTAACATTAATAAGTATTGGTTTTGGGTTGGATATTCCTACAGTAAAAGATCTTGGGCAACTACCTATAGGGCTACCATCATTTACTCTACCCTTTGGGAATTTTATTGATGGTAGGGTACCACTAAGTATTGAAACTGTAGGAATTGTTTTACCTACTGCCTTTGCTATTTCTTTAGTAGGTTTAATGGAAACATTCCTAACACAAAATATACTTGATGATATAACAGATACCAACTCTAATAAAGACGTAGAGGCAAGAGGGCAAGGTATTGCAAATATAGTTTCGTCATTCTTTGGTGGAATGGCTGGTTGTGCCCTTGTAGGTCAATCAGTCATGAATGTAGAGAATGGTGGTAGAACCAGACTATCAACTTTCTTTTCAGGGATAAGCCTATTAGCAATGATTCTCCTATGCAGGCCATGGCTAGAACAAATCCCTATGGCTGCACTTGTTTCAGTAATGATCACAATTGCTGTAAGCACAGCAGACATAAATGGATTAAAAAATATTAGAAGGATTCCAAGAAGTGATACAAGCGTAATGTTAATGACATTCTCTGTAACCATGCTGACGACTCCACATAATCTAGCTTTAGGTGTACTTTCTGGAGTTGCCTTAGCAGGTATTTTATTTAGCAGAAAGGTGGCAAAGGTGATAAAAGTAAGTTCAAATAAGGTAAACCTGAACGAGATACATTATGAGGTTAAAGGTCAATTATTCTTTGTTAGTAAAATATATTTTCTTCAAGGTTTTGATGTCCATGAACATCCTGCTAGAGTTGTTATAAACATGTCGGGGGCACATATATGGGACCAAAGTGGGGTAGCAGCACTCGACCAAGTGATAAAGAAACTTAGCCAAGGCGGTTCTGAAGTTGAGGTTATCGGCCTTAACGAAGAAAGCCTTGACCTATTTGAGAGATTGGGTGGGAAAGAAACATCTCATGCCTAA
- a CDS encoding FAD-binding protein, with product MNFPNSLAEDCEIAGSLTTVDKTLQKLLKEQQINPRPLMVCSGGTSTRCAMEGHWTLDLRKCCQELVFNPQEAVIELGAGHTMKTLLKELLLYHRSFPIGLSDQTGMGYILTGGISPLSRSQGIAVDQILEINGIWGSGQNFVISRPNVTASYLEKRQWKALSGAAPYLGIITKIKLKTFPIKPLCVWKSEVNKEELSEIIQHAEQWPFSISLQWTWGEIITTYVVSTNPKDELINTLKKVFKGFKEINQEEIYEISGLHQLPSFSQTNFEPNKYKNRIHSEVLGLLGPEWRGSCNEIITSLSQLIKERPHPNCQISSQQLGGFNHHSKESSYSFIDINSMWKPWITASWTRRDFRTRKESFLWLEKVWDTLKPHCPGVHMAQMHQHLDWHERELELAFGDWLPKLQELKTIYDPNGLLPPL from the coding sequence GTGAATTTCCCCAATTCTTTAGCAGAAGATTGTGAAATCGCTGGCAGTCTCACAACTGTCGACAAGACTCTACAAAAGCTTCTCAAAGAACAACAAATTAATCCAAGGCCATTAATGGTCTGCAGTGGTGGAACTTCAACACGCTGTGCAATGGAAGGGCATTGGACACTTGATCTAAGGAAATGTTGTCAGGAACTAGTTTTCAATCCCCAGGAAGCAGTAATTGAACTGGGGGCTGGACACACAATGAAAACTCTTCTAAAAGAGCTGCTTTTGTATCATCGATCATTCCCAATAGGGCTATCAGATCAGACTGGGATGGGTTATATCCTCACAGGGGGCATTAGTCCTTTAAGTCGTTCCCAGGGTATTGCTGTAGATCAAATCCTAGAAATAAACGGTATCTGGGGGAGTGGACAAAACTTTGTAATTTCTCGACCAAATGTAACTGCTTCATATTTAGAAAAAAGACAGTGGAAAGCTTTAAGTGGAGCAGCACCATATCTAGGAATTATCACAAAGATAAAACTAAAAACATTTCCAATTAAACCTCTCTGTGTATGGAAATCAGAGGTTAACAAAGAGGAGCTCTCTGAAATAATACAACATGCTGAACAATGGCCCTTTTCAATAAGCCTACAATGGACATGGGGAGAAATTATCACTACATATGTTGTATCAACTAACCCAAAAGATGAGTTAATAAATACCTTAAAAAAAGTATTTAAAGGGTTTAAAGAAATAAATCAAGAAGAAATATATGAAATTAGCGGGTTACATCAACTTCCAAGTTTTTCACAAACGAATTTTGAACCTAACAAGTACAAAAATCGAATTCATTCAGAAGTTCTTGGACTTCTAGGGCCAGAATGGCGAGGCTCGTGCAATGAAATCATTACATCTCTTTCCCAATTAATAAAAGAACGTCCACACCCAAACTGCCAAATATCATCCCAGCAGTTAGGAGGGTTTAATCATCACAGCAAAGAGAGTTCCTACTCATTCATTGACATAAATTCAATGTGGAAACCTTGGATAACAGCAAGTTGGACGAGAAGAGATTTTAGAACCAGAAAAGAAAGTTTCCTATGGCTAGAAAAAGTGTGGGATACACTCAAGCCACACTGCCCAGGTGTACACATGGCACAAATGCACCAACACCTTGACTGGCACGAAAGGGAACTCGAATTAGCCTTTGGGGATTGGCTTCCAAAACTACAAGAACTAAAGACCATTTACGATCCCAATGGGCTCCTTCCACCTTTGTGA
- a CDS encoding amino acid ABC transporter permease, protein MQIAWISLIPFGIIILSGGIWLKPVPTIYWGGITLTLFISFCSGVIALPLGIILALGRQSNLLIIRNVCSFYIDFMRSLPLIAVLFFGQLLVPLFLPVEIELNRVVRAIIAFAIFAAAYIAEDVRGGIQSIPTNQLEAGEVLGLSRPQIYLLIVLPQALRVALPALTNQAVGLLQNTSLMAILGLVELLGISRSLLANPEFIGRYMEVYVWLGICYWTMCTLISVISKQLESNLNPDKL, encoded by the coding sequence TTGCAAATAGCTTGGATATCTTTAATCCCATTTGGAATCATAATCCTTTCTGGTGGGATTTGGCTAAAACCTGTTCCAACAATCTACTGGGGTGGTATAACCCTTACCCTTTTCATTAGTTTCTGCAGCGGTGTAATAGCGCTTCCCTTAGGAATCATTCTTGCCCTTGGACGACAAAGTAATCTTTTAATTATTAGAAATGTTTGTAGTTTTTATATTGATTTTATGAGATCACTTCCTCTTATTGCCGTTCTTTTCTTTGGTCAACTTTTAGTGCCTCTTTTTTTACCTGTAGAGATTGAGTTAAACAGAGTAGTTAGGGCCATTATTGCATTTGCAATTTTTGCCGCCGCATATATAGCCGAGGATGTAAGAGGTGGGATTCAGTCAATACCAACAAATCAGTTAGAAGCAGGCGAGGTTCTTGGATTAAGTAGACCTCAAATATATTTACTAATTGTTTTACCCCAAGCCCTTAGAGTAGCATTGCCCGCGCTAACAAACCAAGCTGTTGGTTTACTCCAAAACACAAGTCTAATGGCTATCCTTGGACTAGTAGAACTACTGGGAATCAGCAGAAGCTTACTTGCTAATCCTGAATTCATAGGTAGATATATGGAAGTCTATGTGTGGTTGGGTATATGCTATTGGACTATGTGTACATTAATTTCGGTAATTTCAAAACAACTAGAATCGAATCTTAATCCAGACAAATTATGA
- a CDS encoding O-acetylhomoserine aminocarboxypropyltransferase/cysteine synthase — MTTHRFETLQLHAGQVADPATNARAVPIYQTSSYVFNDAEHGANLFGLKEFGNIYTRLMNPTTDVFEKRVSALEGGIAAVATASGQSAQFLAITNCMQAGDNFISTSFLYGGTYNQFKVQFPRIGINVKFADGDEVESFSKLIDSNTKAIYVESMGNPRFNIPDFEGLSKLAKDNGIPLIVDNTLGAAGALFRPIDFGADVVVQSATKWIGGHGTSLGGVIVDAGTFDWGNGKFPLLSEPSEAYHGLIHWEAFGFGSDVCKSLGIPDDRNIAFALRARIESLRDWGPALSPFNAFLLLQGLETLSLRIERHASNAMELAKWLDAHPNVENVNYPGLSSDPYNDRAKKYLTKRGMGCMLMFSLKGGFDNAVNFINGLTLSSHLANVGDAKTLVIHPASTTHQQLSPEEQASAGVTPTMVRVSVGLEHIDDIKADFENALQSIS, encoded by the coding sequence TTGACTACCCATCGCTTTGAGACACTTCAGCTTCACGCCGGTCAGGTTGCTGACCCAGCAACTAATGCTAGAGCTGTACCAATTTATCAAACAAGTTCTTATGTCTTTAATGACGCTGAGCATGGAGCTAACTTGTTTGGATTAAAAGAATTTGGGAATATTTATACCCGTCTTATGAATCCAACAACAGATGTTTTTGAGAAAAGAGTTTCAGCGCTTGAAGGTGGAATTGCTGCTGTGGCAACTGCTTCAGGCCAATCAGCACAATTTCTTGCGATAACAAACTGCATGCAAGCCGGAGATAACTTTATTTCCACATCATTCCTTTATGGAGGAACATATAATCAATTTAAGGTTCAGTTTCCAAGGATAGGGATTAATGTGAAGTTTGCGGATGGTGATGAAGTAGAAAGTTTTTCTAAATTAATAGATTCAAATACAAAGGCAATTTATGTTGAATCTATGGGTAATCCAAGATTTAATATTCCAGATTTTGAAGGGTTATCTAAATTAGCAAAGGACAATGGTATTCCTTTGATTGTTGACAATACATTAGGTGCAGCAGGAGCTTTATTTCGTCCAATAGATTTTGGCGCTGATGTTGTTGTTCAAAGTGCTACTAAGTGGATTGGAGGTCATGGGACTAGTCTTGGTGGAGTAATTGTTGATGCAGGAACATTTGATTGGGGCAATGGAAAGTTCCCATTACTTAGTGAACCAAGTGAGGCTTACCATGGATTGATTCATTGGGAGGCTTTTGGCTTTGGTAGTGATGTTTGCAAAAGTCTAGGGATCCCTGATGATCGAAATATCGCATTTGCACTTAGGGCAAGGATTGAAAGTCTTAGAGATTGGGGCCCAGCTTTAAGTCCCTTTAATGCCTTCCTTTTGTTGCAAGGGCTGGAAACTTTAAGTCTTAGAATTGAGAGGCACGCATCCAACGCGATGGAGCTTGCAAAATGGCTAGATGCTCACCCTAATGTAGAAAATGTTAATTATCCAGGTTTATCTTCTGATCCTTATAATGATCGCGCAAAAAAATATTTAACTAAACGAGGTATGGGGTGCATGTTGATGTTTTCTTTGAAAGGTGGCTTTGATAACGCAGTTAACTTTATAAATGGACTAACACTTTCAAGCCATTTGGCAAATGTAGGTGATGCTAAGACCTTAGTTATTCACCCTGCATCAACAACTCATCAACAATTGTCTCCAGAGGAGCAGGCATCGGCAGGCGTTACCCCTACGATGGTCAGAGTTTCAGTTGGCCTTGAACATATTGATGACATTAAGGCAGATTTCGAAAATGCCCTGCAGAGCATTAGCTGA
- a CDS encoding ABC transporter permease subunit, producing the protein MKVTKKHIFSIGAYLIVLILITLLLNNLVVNLIRTNMGISFSWLLKPAGFALSEYSIPYKPSDNYAWALLIGFINALKVILASLFLSTFIGTIVGISGFSGNLLLKNLSRLYIALIRQIPLLLQLLFWYFVVILNLPNNPISIILPGITLSNKSINLLGIFLTPEFTALMIGLSVFTAASIAEVIRGAINAINTGQWEAFKSLGLSFNQGLISIILPQSLPGIIPGLTSQYLNLAKNSTLAIAIGYSDIYAIGDTTITQTGRAIEGFTVLLISFLMLNLIITRSMEMLNKISMHYQNDRKL; encoded by the coding sequence ATGAAAGTGACTAAAAAACATATATTTAGTATAGGAGCCTATTTGATAGTACTTATATTAATTACTCTTCTGTTAAACAACCTAGTCGTAAATTTAATTCGAACAAACATGGGTATAAGCTTTAGTTGGCTGCTAAAGCCTGCTGGATTTGCGCTATCAGAATATTCTATCCCTTACAAGCCCTCCGATAACTATGCATGGGCCCTTCTAATTGGTTTCATAAATGCTTTAAAGGTTATTCTGGCAAGTTTATTTCTTTCTACTTTTATTGGTACAATTGTTGGTATATCGGGATTCAGTGGCAACCTACTTCTAAAGAATCTATCTAGATTATATATTGCACTTATAAGACAAATACCTTTGCTTCTGCAATTACTATTTTGGTATTTTGTAGTTATATTAAACCTACCCAATAACCCCATATCCATTATTCTTCCAGGAATTACTTTATCCAATAAAAGCATTAATCTCCTTGGCATATTCCTTACTCCTGAATTCACAGCTTTAATGATTGGCCTAAGTGTTTTCACAGCTGCGTCAATAGCTGAGGTTATAAGAGGAGCAATTAATGCAATAAATACTGGTCAGTGGGAAGCTTTTAAAAGTCTAGGTCTTTCCTTTAATCAAGGCCTAATATCGATAATATTACCACAATCGCTACCTGGGATCATTCCAGGTTTAACCAGCCAATATCTAAATCTTGCAAAAAATAGTACTCTTGCTATTGCTATAGGATATTCTGATATATATGCAATAGGTGATACAACAATCACACAAACAGGTAGAGCTATAGAAGGTTTTACAGTTCTTCTGATAAGTTTCCTTATGCTAAACCTAATAATCACTAGATCCATGGAGATGCTTAATAAAATTTCTATGCACTACCAAAATGACAGGAAATTATAG
- a CDS encoding alpha-ketoglutarate-dependent dioxygenase AlkB family protein — protein sequence MTVQNHLKCYPFELRRSWFSADESIYMRSAILKGIQWTQPTIRLFGKKHLVPRMTCFMGHPGISYSYSGVTHNSSGWQDWMIPLLERLNETCNVKFNGCLFNLYRNGNDSMGWHSDNESELDPNVPIASLSLGGSRDFSVKHRYKDVKSTFLLTDGDLLIMQPSFQVHWLHSLPKRRNLNDLRINITFRCFLTK from the coding sequence TTGACAGTTCAAAATCATCTTAAATGCTACCCATTTGAGCTAAGGCGATCCTGGTTCTCCGCTGATGAGTCTATTTACATGCGATCAGCAATCCTAAAAGGGATTCAATGGACTCAACCAACTATTCGATTATTTGGTAAGAAACATCTTGTTCCAAGAATGACATGTTTTATGGGACATCCAGGAATATCTTATTCCTATAGTGGAGTGACACATAATTCTTCTGGCTGGCAAGATTGGATGATACCTCTTTTGGAAAGGCTTAATGAAACTTGCAATGTGAAATTTAATGGTTGTCTGTTTAACCTTTATAGAAATGGGAATGATTCTATGGGCTGGCATTCAGATAATGAATCGGAGTTGGATCCAAATGTGCCAATAGCATCTCTATCTTTGGGTGGATCGAGAGATTTTTCTGTGAAACATCGTTATAAGGATGTTAAAAGCACCTTTTTATTGACTGATGGAGATCTTTTAATAATGCAACCAAGTTTCCAGGTTCATTGGTTGCATTCATTACCTAAACGTAGAAATTTAAATGACTTAAGGATAAATATTACCTTTAGATGTTTTCTTACTAAATAG
- a CDS encoding amino acid ABC transporter substrate-binding protein, producing the protein MSSCASLKSVDTSRLDLIEKRNELICGVSGKIPGFSFLKKDGTYQGLDIDICRAMAAAILGSKEKVRFRPLTATERFTAIKTGEVDLLSRNTTFNLSRDSIGGNGLTFGPVVFHDGQGLMVKKISKIEKIDNLNGRNICVGSGTTTEQNLNDSFQEKNISYKPIKYQDLNQVVAGYLQGRCIAMTSDRSQLAAARSSFANPNDHEILDEVLSKEPLAPASIGNDEKFSDAIRWVIYALFAAEENGITQSNIEQKLLQAKNNSKLSSQRRFLGIDGELGNKLGLRNDFVVKVIKATGNYGEIYNRHLGKNKTVFIPRGLNNSYINGGLMIAPPLK; encoded by the coding sequence CTGTCGAGCTGTGCAAGCCTAAAGAGCGTAGACACATCAAGATTAGATCTAATAGAAAAAAGAAATGAACTAATTTGTGGTGTGAGTGGAAAAATCCCAGGCTTTAGCTTTCTCAAAAAAGACGGTACATACCAAGGCCTAGACATCGATATCTGTAGAGCAATGGCAGCTGCAATTTTAGGGAGCAAAGAGAAAGTACGGTTCAGGCCACTAACTGCTACAGAAAGGTTTACAGCAATAAAAACTGGGGAGGTCGATCTTTTATCGAGAAATACAACTTTTAATCTTAGTAGAGATTCAATTGGTGGAAATGGGTTGACGTTTGGGCCTGTTGTTTTTCATGATGGGCAAGGTTTAATGGTGAAAAAGATTAGCAAGATAGAGAAAATAGATAATCTTAATGGTCGTAATATATGTGTCGGATCAGGAACCACAACCGAACAAAATCTGAATGATTCATTTCAAGAAAAAAATATTTCATACAAACCAATAAAGTATCAGGATTTAAATCAGGTTGTAGCAGGATATCTCCAAGGCAGATGTATAGCTATGACATCTGATCGCTCACAACTTGCAGCAGCTAGAAGCTCGTTTGCTAATCCTAATGATCATGAAATCCTAGACGAAGTACTCAGTAAGGAACCTCTTGCTCCAGCATCGATAGGAAATGATGAAAAATTTAGCGATGCAATTAGATGGGTGATTTATGCACTATTTGCCGCTGAGGAGAATGGAATTACTCAATCAAATATTGAACAAAAACTTCTTCAAGCAAAAAACAATTCGAAATTATCTTCACAAAGACGTTTTCTTGGTATAGATGGTGAACTCGGAAATAAACTAGGCCTTCGAAATGACTTCGTAGTTAAAGTAATCAAAGCAACTGGTAATTATGGGGAAATCTATAACCGACACCTTGGTAAGAATAAAACTGTATTTATACCAAGAGGATTGAATAATAGTTATATAAATGGAGGATTAATGATAGCTCCTCCACTAAAATAA
- a CDS encoding homoserine O-succinyltransferase → MALILPRNYHKIEALERNRISWIEPDLAERQDIRPLRIGILNIMPLGKQYEFNLLHPLGLSPLQIEPIWIRLKSHKYKTWDIAHLDSLYVDWELAMSPTSLDGLIITGAPIEHLDFEEVNYWPELVEIIEEARVKCANTLGLCWAGFALAYLAGVEKTNFSKKLFGVFPMNSLVPGHSLMGTQDDNFLCPQSRYAGFEDQAMEDAQHKGKLRLLAYGNKVGYSIFETTDQRQLMHLGHPEYNVGRIHSEMDRDRARGDVPPPENFKPQNPETSWRSHRNLLFQQWLWFCYQRISLKGK, encoded by the coding sequence ATGGCACTCATTCTCCCACGTAATTATCACAAGATTGAAGCGTTGGAGAGAAATAGAATCTCATGGATAGAGCCTGATTTAGCAGAGCGTCAGGATATAAGACCTTTAAGAATTGGGATACTTAATATAATGCCGCTAGGTAAGCAATATGAGTTCAACCTTCTCCACCCTTTGGGACTTTCTCCTTTACAAATAGAACCAATATGGATAAGACTAAAAAGTCACAAATACAAAACTTGGGACATTGCACATTTAGACAGCCTTTATGTTGATTGGGAATTAGCAATGTCTCCTACTTCCTTAGATGGATTGATAATTACAGGAGCCCCTATTGAACACCTTGATTTTGAAGAAGTTAATTATTGGCCCGAATTAGTAGAGATAATTGAAGAGGCTAGAGTGAAATGTGCAAATACCCTCGGACTTTGTTGGGCTGGTTTTGCGCTTGCGTATCTAGCTGGAGTTGAAAAGACTAACTTTTCTAAGAAACTTTTTGGTGTCTTCCCAATGAATAGTTTAGTTCCCGGACATTCACTTATGGGTACTCAAGACGACAATTTTCTTTGCCCACAAAGTCGCTATGCAGGTTTTGAAGATCAAGCAATGGAAGATGCCCAACACAAAGGTAAACTTAGATTGCTGGCATACGGTAACAAGGTTGGGTATAGCATTTTTGAGACAACTGATCAACGCCAATTAATGCATTTAGGCCACCCGGAATATAACGTTGGAAGAATACATTCAGAAATGGACAGGGATAGAGCTCGAGGAGATGTCCCTCCTCCTGAGAACTTCAAACCGCAAAATCCTGAGACTTCCTGGAGGTCACATCGTAATCTTTTATTCCAACAATGGCTCTGGTTTTGCTATCAGAGAATTAGTCTTAAGGGAAAGTAA